The following proteins are encoded in a genomic region of Candidatus Diapherotrites archaeon:
- a CDS encoding FIST C-terminal domain-containing protein: MRTAGKNIMKEKESALTVGTGYSISSDPVKAAKEAAMSAIAPLKGKAPTITYVFFAGDYDPNKLNEGLMSVLGGTEFVGGSADAVYFEEKMFRKGIVVASIQSDYLHVGVASIDNVSKSPREAAREAVSKALEKLSIDKFVDPYLQFTRMKNAHVKWMVKIPSFFVFAFSRGMKLPQMGEEMKIINGISDEVGLDVPIYGGSFGVELEKLFTGKPYDIYSLHSGKVLKDGLIITVNVCSHLYGLSMAHGAKRLNKFGYISGVDKGGYVVTSISGKKPVDWYAEQLGISKEKFVKNYLELTQLKPLGVPDLYGNYVIRAGGVPNGDFMAFTAPFIEGWPVYIMDADPKNVVSAPAEVAKDIMEYTSETGPAAFCLAILCASCRVVLKENVVEDLKSLKKKFRAPIIGFSSFGEIGSKPGGGTGFHHLNADIFVLYSKMLHEISK, from the coding sequence ATGCGAACAGCTGGCAAAAATATTATGAAGGAAAAAGAAAGTGCGTTAACTGTTGGAACAGGTTATAGCATCTCTAGTGATCCAGTAAAAGCCGCCAAAGAAGCTGCTATGTCTGCTATAGCACCACTAAAAGGGAAAGCGCCAACAATAACATATGTATTCTTTGCAGGAGATTACGATCCAAATAAACTTAACGAAGGTCTTATGTCGGTTTTAGGTGGTACAGAGTTTGTTGGAGGAAGTGCAGACGCTGTTTATTTTGAAGAAAAAATGTTTAGGAAAGGAATTGTTGTCGCCTCAATTCAAAGTGATTATCTTCATGTTGGAGTTGCATCGATTGATAATGTTTCGAAAAGTCCCCGTGAAGCAGCCCGTGAAGCAGTTTCAAAAGCGTTGGAAAAACTTTCCATAGACAAGTTTGTAGATCCATATCTACAATTTACTCGAATGAAGAATGCTCATGTAAAATGGATGGTTAAAATTCCTTCATTTTTTGTCTTTGCGTTCTCTCGTGGAATGAAGCTGCCACAAATGGGGGAAGAAATGAAAATTATTAATGGAATTTCAGATGAAGTCGGCCTCGATGTACCCATTTACGGTGGAAGTTTTGGTGTAGAACTTGAGAAGCTTTTTACTGGCAAGCCTTATGATATCTATTCTCTTCACTCTGGAAAAGTACTAAAGGATGGCTTAATAATAACGGTTAACGTATGTAGTCATTTGTATGGTTTGTCCATGGCGCATGGTGCTAAACGGCTAAATAAATTTGGTTATATTTCTGGAGTTGATAAAGGTGGTTATGTTGTCACCAGTATTTCAGGAAAAAAACCCGTTGATTGGTATGCAGAACAGCTCGGCATTTCAAAGGAAAAGTTTGTTAAAAACTATTTAGAATTAACACAGCTTAAACCATTAGGTGTTCCAGATCTTTATGGTAACTATGTAATCCGTGCAGGAGGAGTACCAAATGGGGACTTTATGGCATTTACAGCGCCCTTCATCGAAGGGTGGCCCGTGTACATAATGGATGCAGATCCTAAAAACGTAGTTTCAGCTCCTGCAGAAGTTGCAAAAGATATAATGGAATATACTTCTGAAACAGGTCCCGCGGCATTTTGTTTGGCAATTTTATGTGCATCCTGTCGGGTTGTCTTGAAGGAAAATGTGGTAGAAGATCTTAAATCTTTAAAAAAGAAATTCAGGGCGCCAATTATTGGCTTTTCTTCTTTTGGTGAAATAGGATCAAAACCAGGTGGGGGTACTGGCTTTCATCACTTAAATGCCGACATCTTTGTGCTATATTCAAAAATGCTTCATGAGATTTCTAAGTAG